In the Arthrobacter zhaoxinii genome, one interval contains:
- a CDS encoding aliphatic sulfonate ABC transporter substrate-binding protein produces MNSRSFQPYSQPRKPRSTFAAVVAVAGLALAGCVAGEDSTGTSAVQEADGGTLTLDFATYNPLSLIIKDQGWLEEELADDGVTVEWVQSAGSNKANENLRSGAIDVGSTAGSAALLNRANGSPIKAIDVFSQPEWSALVVGADSGIESVADLAGKSVAATKGTDPYFFLVQALDEAGLSLSDVTVEQLQHADGRTALENGSVDAWAGLDPIMADAEQHGARLAYRNLDFNTYGLLAANESFLSEDPEQAQAVVNAYEKARAWAAANPDDTAQILADVAGLDPAVAKTVITERSNLDVDPAPGEAQRSVLTKIGPTLVETGDVASQEQIDEALDSLLDDSYVRNAEDAGA; encoded by the coding sequence ATGAACAGCCGTTCTTTCCAGCCTTATTCCCAGCCCCGCAAGCCCCGCAGCACCTTTGCCGCCGTCGTCGCTGTGGCCGGCCTAGCCCTCGCCGGCTGTGTTGCCGGGGAGGATTCCACCGGGACCTCAGCGGTCCAGGAGGCCGACGGCGGAACCCTGACGCTCGACTTCGCCACCTATAACCCGTTGAGCCTCATCATCAAGGACCAGGGCTGGCTGGAGGAAGAGCTGGCCGATGACGGCGTCACAGTGGAATGGGTCCAGTCCGCCGGCTCCAACAAGGCCAATGAAAACCTGCGGTCCGGCGCCATCGACGTCGGCTCCACTGCGGGTTCCGCCGCACTGCTCAACCGGGCCAACGGCTCACCGATCAAGGCCATCGATGTGTTCTCCCAGCCCGAATGGTCGGCCCTGGTGGTCGGCGCCGATTCCGGGATCGAGTCGGTGGCAGATCTCGCGGGCAAGTCGGTGGCCGCAACCAAGGGCACGGATCCGTACTTCTTCCTGGTCCAGGCCCTGGATGAAGCCGGGCTGAGCCTCTCCGATGTCACCGTGGAACAGCTGCAGCACGCCGACGGCCGGACCGCCCTCGAGAACGGTTCCGTGGATGCCTGGGCCGGGCTGGACCCGATCATGGCCGACGCCGAACAGCACGGTGCCCGGCTGGCCTACCGCAACCTGGACTTCAACACCTACGGCCTCCTGGCCGCCAACGAATCCTTCCTGTCAGAAGATCCCGAGCAGGCGCAGGCAGTAGTCAATGCGTACGAAAAGGCCCGTGCCTGGGCTGCAGCCAATCCGGACGACACCGCCCAGATCCTCGCCGACGTCGCCGGACTGGACCCCGCCGTCGCCAAGACAGTGATCACGGAGCGCAGCAACCTGGACGTGGACCCCGCACCCGGCGAGGCGCAGCGCAGCGTCCTAACGAAGATCGGTCCCACCCTGGTGGAGACCGGAGACGTGGCCAGCCAGGAGCAGATTGACGAGGCCCTCGACAGCCTGCTGGACGACTCCTACGTCAGGAACGCAGAGGACGCGGGAGCATGA